The window ggggctgtgcgtaggccggcgactacagctcctattagacccctagcctgggaacctctacatgccacggtgtgtccctagaaaagacaacaacaacaacaaaaacatcagAAAGAGCAGCTATCCCTGCAGCAGAGAGCCAGATCCGATTTTGGCAACATCAGAAATCTGTTTTTAACAGGCTCCGAGTGCTTCAGTTTGAGAGAATCCTCTGCCGTGTTTTTTAACACCATCTAGTTTGTGATAACTCCTATGCTATGCATTAGacctccagaacttattcatcttctaattgcaagtttgtaccctttaaccTCATCGCCACATGTCTCAACCTTCAAGGTTGAGGTTAGGGGTAATGTTCAGAGGGTTAGAAAGACGTCAAAGTCATCAATTCCTGGGCATACGTTGGACCGGTTGGAGCATGCTCTCTGGTAGCTTCCCAGAGACCAGGCAAGACCTTGGAAATAAAGGCTCTTGTGGTGTGTCTCGTGGGGTTGGGCCTGAACTCCAGTGATCTGCATCCCTCAGAGGATCCAGGACTTAAGTCTGACCAGGAGGAATAGAGCCACCTGACATGGAATTACCATGGAATCCCAGAGTTCAATcaagagagttaaaaaaagagttttaaagagagctttctttttttttttcagataggatATTATGGACTAGATTTCATACATATCATGTTGGTATTTATACTACATTTTGTATTTCATAGAGTTACATTGCAAAGATGTGACTTCTTTCTATTAACATACGGGGTTGGCAGGTTCAAATTATGCCTTTTACAGATAGAACTTTTAGGCATATTGAAGTCTGCCATATTCTTCTTCGTGCAGCAACAGCTCGTCTTCAATTTCACAAAATGTGATTTGTGGAACTAAATGTTTTTTTCGAACTGACCAGAAACATATCCTCTATGGCTTGCCTGTGAAGCACCAATTCTATATTTTGGTCTGATATCTGCAACACTATTTTAAGAATCTtttccatttaacagatgaaagtATTATAGTTTTTATCAGAAGAACATGTAAGTACCAGCCTATTAGCCGGAGTTAAATCATGTAATTCACTCATTGTCCACACACACTTGTTTCTCCCTGGCAGTAAGGTTAGCTGAGGTTGATCTAATCAAGAATGAGACCTTCCTCAAACACCTCAATATCCATAGTAATGGTGGGGTACCTGAGCCCAATTTAAAAAGGACCCCCCAAAATGACAATTTTTGGAATGATCTTAGacatttttaatgaagaattaGTAATGCTGCAGAATATGTTGGATTGAACTCCAATTCAGAACACATAAATTACACTTGGTATTAATAGAAGGCAAGGTGTGGACTGCATATTCTGACAATAGCCTAAAAAGGGATCTGAAATTCAACCCCATTATCGGTTCTATTTTATAGGTGACAATACCAAGGTTTAGAGAAGTGCCTTTGGTCAAGATCATAGAATCCTCAAGTAGAAGGATGCTACTCAATCCAGGTTTTCTGACACGAAAGTGTGTGGTTGTAACCACAATTGTGGCCTTCTCATGAATAGTTTTACTGTAGTCCTTATTGCCTTGATTTGTTCACGTAGCATAGGAAGTAACGCCATGTTTGCCTCATGGCTGCAGTGATGATTGATTTAGATCAGGTATTTAAGAAGATGCATGTATGGCAATGGAacgctactcagccataaaaagaccaaaatagtgccacttgcagcaccatggatggaacgagagactctcatcctaagtgaagcaagtcagaaagagcaagacaaataccatatgatatcgcttatatctgggatctcatatacgacacaaatgaatctttccacagaaaagaaactcatgggcttggagaacaggcttgtggttgccaagggggaagggaagagagtgggatggactgggagcttggggttcatagatgcaaactactgcatttggagaggaGAAGCAAtatgatcctgctgtatagcataggaaactatattagtcacctgtgatggaacttgatggaagaaaatgtgagaaaaagaaaaagaatatatatatgtgtgtgtgtgtgtgtgagactgggtcactttgctatatagtagaaaactgacagaacactgtaaaccaactataatggaaaaaataaaaatcattaaaacattaacaaaataagaTATGTGTATGGATATTTATAAATGAAGGTGCCTTGTAAGCAGGGTGTGTCCACATATctgatttagtatattcacactcTTACCAGCTAGCGGTTTCACGTTGGGCAACTCTCTTTACTCCACTAAGTTCAGGTCCCCACCTGGAAATTGAAGGTAGTGGCCTAGGTGATCACTATGTCCCTTCCAGCTCAAATGACTCTCAGGGTGTTAAAGGAAAAGCTCTAATTATGAGACCTTGATAGGACCACAGGGGAAGTGGGGAACTGAATCAGGAGGAACATGGCAAAGTGGGACATGAAATTAGAAGGGACAAAATCTCCATGACAACCCTGACTCCAGAGAGCAAGTACCTGGAGAGCGTTCTTGCCCAACTGTTTTTTTCCGTTCACTCTGCCCTTGATGACACATAGAAGAGGCTCTCATGTGGGCACCTCTCTGGCTGAGTGGACAGCCAAGTCCATGGTCCAAAGTCTCCATACTGAAGTGCAGCATGCCCACCTGGAAAATCTGTTTGCAAAAGACATCCACAATTTTACTCTTTGTCAAGaactctgccttcctgggcccCGAGTCAAGGTGAGAGGGCAAGATTCATAGAGAACAGTGGATTCTGTGCTATCTCTGTAGCCATGTGATTCTTCCAGCTGGACCTTCATGGAGCCAGGTTTGTCATCCtcagtctttttctccttcttccactaTCCCTTCTCCCTTATGTCCACACCCTCCACTTCGGGCTCTTCCTGGAGTTTTCTGTCTCCCACTTTCCTGGAAAATATGAATCTGTGACCTGAAATGTCAGGTGTCACTCTGGAGTGAGGTTCACATGTTGACGTCTGGTTCTGCAGTGTCTTGGGGAATTAATCTTGACCTGTGCAGCCTTCTGttttccacctgtaaaatgggggtaagtCATTATTTAGAATCGAAGGACATGTCTGTATAGCTTAATGTATGGTAAAAGCTAACTGAATGTTAAGATTAAGAATGTACTGAATTTCAGGAGAATAAACCAAATCATGCTTATTTACACTGTTCATCTTTATTCATCCCAAGGACACTTAGAATTCAATATGTTTAGTTGCAGATCTGTTTTTATGTACTAATCATTCATCTGATTTCCATTTAAACATACAGCTTTGATTCATAATTTCTGTACAGCTAAGTCAAGCAGGTTGCTGATAACGATATGAACAAATATGTAGAATTTCATTGACCTCTTAAAGAAATTATCTTTGGAGAACGTGGGTGTCTGGAGACTCTACCGTGGGTAACACAGATATCAGAGAAGCCCCATTCTGAGCCCAGGTAGTGTTGGTATACCCGTCcctttaaatcttcttttatctaatattgtttattttcatcCAGCAACATTCCTGGCTTTCTTGAGCTGATTTTGTGCCCTGCACAACCTCACAAGTGACCATGTCCTTAGTAGGTCCGATTTGGAAAAGGTTTGATAAGCTCTTTAGGTCATTGAGTCCCTGAAACACCACCCCCCATGTGGtggtaaatctttgttttttaggaatgcagctgtggcatatggaacatcCTGGTCTAgggcattggagctgcagatgtcagcctacaccacagcaatggcatgtctgtgacatacactgcagctcttggcaacacaggatccttaaccactgagaagggccaaggatcgaacccacatcctcatggatacccacatcctcatgggtgtgtTATCACTGAGtctcagcaggaactccgaggtgGTAAATCCTATTACGCCTATTGATAAATGAGGCAACGAAGGCACAGAAATGTGAATAACTTGCTaagggtcacagagccaggaggtagaagtcaggaagcttcatgcctccagctgtgttctctttctcaggattatttaGTCTGTTTAGGGTATTTGTGATTCCATGACAATATTTGGCTTGTTTAATCTGACAGGTTTTGAGTGGAGTCTTTAAGactgtctatattaaaaaatcatatcatctgcaagcaggagaaatttcaattctgatgccatctatcccttccttccttccttccttccttccttccttccttccttccttccttccttccttcttgctggaTTGGCCTGGCTTGgacttctagtacaatgttgtGTAGGAATGTGTACATGGTCACCCTTGTCTTATTTCTGGTCTTAGGAGAAAAGCTTTCAATCATTTACCACTGAGTGTGGTGTTAGATGCAGGCATGTTCTCACGGTCTTTACTATGCTGAGGTAAATTCCTCCTACCTCACTtgttgagagttttgatcatgattgCAAGTTGAATTTGTCCAAAGCTTTTAGTGCATTTATTGAGaggattttatgattttctatatttcattctgttgatgtaaTGTGTCACATTTATTGCTTTGCGTATGTTGACCCATTCTTGCATCCCAAGAacgaaccctacctggtcatggtatgatcctttgtatgtgctgctgaattttgtttgctagtatttcactGAGACTTTAAAAATCTCTAGTTACCAAGGATAATGACCCGTAGTTTTCTTCCCTGGTAGTGTCGTTAGCTTGCTTTGCCGTCAAAGTAATATtggctttgtaaaatgcctttggaaaggttcctttctcttcagttttttgggaagagtttgaaaaggattggcattaattcttccttaaatatttggtgcAATTTACGATGAAGCCTTCttgtccagggcttttctttgtggggaggtttctgattactgattcagtctccttgcTAGTTGTTGTTCTGTTCAGACTGTCTATTCTgtttttctgattcagttttccTAGGTTGTATGTGTCTAGAAATGTATCTGCTTCTTCTGTGCTGTCCAATGTGATGGAAAACCTTGGGCACTGAGGGGCCACTCTGGTGGAGCCCtgaagcagcagaggggaggggcagtgaggtcagagtgtagctgctcctctattcttttcatgtggtccTTCGTGGACTCTGTGGTCCAGGGGGGATGCTCTACCTTCatcctttgttttagaattttaacattggTATCTTGTCTATGAGTAGTtgctagagtttttttttttttattttctggtgagGAGGACTGAATTCAGGAATAGTCTATGTTGTTATAGTGATTATGACACTCAGAACTTAAAATCTAAACTGTTAACCCTTAACCAGAGTTTGATGCTgcttcctaaaatgaaaaattcctgcaATTAGATCAAAAGTTGAGGCCAGTAGTGAGTCATACTGGCTTCCCTTTGGGATATTTTGTATGAAGTCTTCCCTAAGAAGACTTTTTTCATAACATATTGGGGCAAACAGACTGTGCCCCACCAAAATATTATCAGGATTCTAAATCTAGTTGTAATTTCCTAGGCCACGTAGGAGCTGTTTGATTGAATACATTTGCAGGAATCTTGAGAAGGTAGTATAAACAGAGTAATTTTTCTTATGAGTAAAAGAGGAGAATATAAGACTATATCTAGATGGTCATTTGGGAGAGAAGAgctctttcaaaattattgtgaaatgatgCTACTTATGGAGTACTTTTATAATGCAGCAGTTATCCCCTGAATTATCAGAGGTCCTTAAAAAAtctcttaattatttaattttatcatatcTATGAggtataatgttgtgccaatttctgctgtacagcacagtgactctgtcatatgtatatatacactcttttttgaaacctataattttaatcaatgatatattcttttatataataaTCACAGAATTCATAATGCTTTCTTCAAACTTTTCAGTcaaactttaaaatctctttataaatGATCATGAGACCTCATGAAATAACGGAGAACCCGAAGCACTGAGAAGGTTCTTGCTGACAATTCAAGATGAAAACCTGAGGTCTTGACCTGAAGACCgtgaagcattttcttcttttccagttctccATGGAGGGAATGCATGGTATGTATTAGCTTTGTAAAGTTACCCTTTCACCTGAGTCAGCAGTGCattctcttgtctcttttctgacttcaggAGTACAAAGCCAATGACCAGGGGAGAAAATACTACGAATATCACCGATTTTGTCCTCTTGGGATtctcagattttccccaaatcagAGCAGCCCTCTTTGTGGTGTTCCTggtgatatatattttgactctGACTTGGAATCTGTGTCTCATTGTCCTGATAAGGAtggattcccacctccacacacccatgtacttcttcctcagaaATCTGTCCTTTATAGACATCTGCTATGTGAGCTCTACAGCCCCCAAGATGCTCTACGACTTCTTCCAGGCAAAGCCAACTATCACCGTTGTGGGTTGTGCCATTCAATACTTTGTGTGTTCAACCATGGGACTGAGCGAGTGTGGTCTCATGACagtcatggcttatgaccgctatgcTGCCATTTGTAACCCACTCCTCTATTCATCAACCATGTCACCCTCTCTCTGTGGTCGGATGGTGCTGGGGTCCTATATGGCTggactctctgcttctctgtcccaagtgtgtgccatgcttcagctccacttctgtgggcctaatgtcatccaccacttcttctgtgacatgcCTCAGCTATTGGTTCTTTCCTGCTCTGACACGTTCTTCTTACAACTCTTGACTCTTGTATTAACAGTGATCTTTGGGATACTAAATGCCCTGGTTATCATGATGTCCTATGTCTACATTGTCATCTCCGTCATGAAGATCACTTCCACAAAAGGCTGGTCCAAGGCTTTCaacacctgtgcttctcacttgACAGCAGTTACCCTCTTCTACACCTCAATTATCTTTGTCTATTTGAGTTCCAGCTCTGGTGGTTCCTCTGGCCTTGACAGATTTGCCGCAGTCTTCTACACTGTGGTGATTCCTATGTTGAACCCTTTGatatacagtctgaggaacaaagacatcaaagatgcctggaagagactgaaaaagaggaaagagtgttGCTGAGGTAACAGATTGTGAGGTCTGACAGGTTTGTCCTGTTAGAATCACTTTACCATGCAATGATATTCATATGAGTGGAGAATATCAAAATTCACACTGCCTTGGAGAAAAAGTTTGAATTTGACACAGATAATATACCAAAATGGACCCACAGCGGAATCACAGTGCACAATCAAAACATCTTTCAGTCCTTGAggcccattattttcattctatttgtggTGTGGCTTCAACATTTACTCATCTGTCAGCGAGTATTCATGAGTCATTACGATTTAGAACTTTGTTGCTTCCTTTTTACCCCCAAGATGACGTCTGTTCAATCTTAGATATGACCTTAAAGGAGAGCCACGTGACAGAAGTCCCAGGATTGTAGAAGACTTTCCTCCCAAATACTGTGATGCAGCATAACCTAGACATGACTGTGACCAATGTTCATTCTGTGTTTCTGACCAGAATGAGAATGAACCCAGAGAGGGAGTATACCATTGGACAGAAACAAAGTGTTCAATTGGCCTGATCGTGCCTCCGGTGGAGGTTCCTCTGAGATAGCCTACATTTGTGTTAAGGGCTCTTTCAGTGGTTATTGTCTGCTAAGTCTCTGGTCACCTCCGAATCTCCACCAGCTGCagtctgaggaaggaggaggaggtgatctGAATCATGACGAGGAATGGAATGATATATGCAGTCCCTTCAGGGGTATTTACTTATGAGTTCGCCGGTGTAATTTTTTGCATCTAGTGTCCATTGGGGATTTCTGTTGGAGATGGTATCCAAATACCCATGTCACAGTCCCTGGTAATCTCTCATGTTGTGGGATTCAAGCCTCGCTCCCattaaatttggaatatttaccGCTGGGGAACATACCCAACAGGAGCATCCTACCAAATTTCTTTGGCCTCTTCAAACGttaacatttttcatgtgatgaGATTTGCATGAGAATTCATGGCCATATGGAGTTCTTTACTTATAGTCCATGTTGCAGAGAAAGAGCTAAGATGGAAAACTAATGCACTTTCCTTCCTAGAGAATGTGGCCAACGTTTTATGTCCTAGAAATTTACGGTGGTATGGGCGTTATATAATGGTTGGAGTAGAATGGTTAGAGATATT is drawn from Sus scrofa isolate TJ Tabasco breed Duroc unplaced genomic scaffold, Sscrofa11.1 Contig874, whole genome shotgun sequence and contains these coding sequences:
- the LOC100523228 gene encoding olfactory receptor 5AN1-like, with the translated sequence MTRGENTTNITDFVLLGFSDFPQIRAALFVVFLVIYILTLTWNLCLIVLIRMDSHLHTPMYFFLRNLSFIDICYVSSTAPKMLYDFFQAKPTITVVGCAIQYFVCSTMGLSECGLMTVMAYDRYAAICNPLLYSSTMSPSLCGRMVLGSYMAGLSASLSQVCAMLQLHFCGPNVIHHFFCDMPQLLVLSCSDTFFLQLLTLVLTVIFGILNALVIMMSYVYIVISVMKITSTKGWSKAFNTCASHLTAVTLFYTSIIFVYLSSSSGGSSGLDRFAAVFYTVVIPMLNPLIYSLRNKDIKDAWKRLKKRKECC